Proteins from a genomic interval of Polaribacter sp. Q13:
- a CDS encoding SGNH/GDSL hydrolase family protein, whose product MQSSIKYVFILFLVISCKSIKLLEVSKINYNDKSIVFEGRIGENPKEKAKEIYWSGSSIKLNFKGTALKVVLNDENGVNYFNVILDGKPIDVLKLKKGLSTYTLAENLENKAHSIELTKRNEWTYGTTWFYGFELNGTVLAPDNPKKLFIEFYGDSITVGHGNEDYDSGQDRNDGNVTNNYNSYAAITARNLNASYACIARSGIGVTVSWFNMIMPEMYDRLNPNDSESKWDFSKKQPDIVVVNLFQNDSWILNRPKHEEFKRRFGNKKPTEKEIIAAYSNFIKSIRTHYANASIVCLLGDMDITKENSPWPNYVTKAVNDLGDKKVYTCFVPYKQTKKHPRVKDHNVMANQLITFIKSSILVK is encoded by the coding sequence ATGCAATCGTCAATAAAATATGTATTCATTTTATTTTTAGTAATCTCTTGTAAGTCAATTAAATTACTTGAAGTCTCGAAAATAAATTATAATGATAAATCCATTGTTTTTGAAGGTAGAATAGGAGAGAATCCGAAAGAAAAAGCGAAAGAAATTTATTGGTCTGGTTCCTCCATTAAGTTGAACTTTAAAGGAACAGCTCTTAAAGTAGTTTTAAATGATGAAAATGGAGTCAATTACTTTAACGTTATTTTAGACGGAAAACCTATTGATGTATTAAAACTAAAGAAAGGATTATCAACCTATACTTTAGCAGAAAATTTAGAAAACAAAGCACATAGTATAGAACTGACAAAGCGTAACGAATGGACTTATGGTACAACGTGGTTTTATGGTTTTGAACTTAACGGAACTGTTTTAGCGCCAGACAATCCAAAGAAATTATTTATAGAATTCTATGGAGATTCTATTACTGTGGGGCATGGAAATGAAGATTATGATTCTGGACAAGATAGAAATGATGGAAATGTAACAAACAATTACAATTCTTATGCAGCAATTACGGCGCGTAATTTAAATGCATCGTATGCTTGTATTGCTAGAAGTGGAATTGGAGTTACCGTTAGTTGGTTTAATATGATTATGCCAGAAATGTATGATCGATTGAACCCTAATGACTCAGAAAGCAAATGGGATTTCTCAAAAAAGCAACCAGATATTGTTGTTGTAAATTTATTTCAAAATGATAGTTGGATTTTAAATAGACCAAAGCATGAAGAATTTAAAAGACGTTTTGGCAACAAAAAACCAACAGAAAAAGAAATTATAGCAGCGTATTCAAACTTTATAAAAAGTATTAGAACTCATTATGCCAATGCTTCTATCGTTTGTTTATTGGGTGATATGGATATTACAAAAGAAAATTCTCCTTGGCCAAATTATGTTACTAAAGCGGTGAATGATTTAGGTGATAAAAAGGTTTATACTTGTTTTGTACCCTATAAACAGACTAAAAAACACCCAAGAGTTAAAGATCATAATGTAATGGCGAATCAATTAATAACCTTTATAAAAAGCAGTATATTAGTTAAGTAG
- a CDS encoding DUF4955 domain-containing protein, translating into MIQRNLATFFLLIVFANCQGQKSAVWEDFKKSKINNTEAILPDFSYVGYKYSEEAIPNVAFKVFDVTNFGAIPNDEISDKNAIKNAIKAASENGEGIVYFPKGTYYINTNEDDDSIILITSSKIVFRGEDKNTTILFFENDLPPTDSNKLWSVPSAIKVKAKRRTKKLTRIAKNSIKGTFKIEVEDASKIKSGDWITIAVLNNDKDFVKQDIYPLKPDPKWNAIIKKGVQVNEHHKVSKVHGNTITLKEPIYYTIEAKYNWTVSTFENLNHIGFENLTFEGNWLKKFVHHKSPQHDGGWSILTISEVTDSWLKDCVFKNVNRCATFSSAAASTAINISIEGNIGHSAVHATGSTGILIANSKDKAGMHHSFGVGGGSTSNTVIWRSEYAAHTCFESHASQPRNTLFDNVKGGFFQGRAGGARLNLPNHGKNLVLWNFNEIDEAEKEFRFIATNSSYWRIVPPIIVGFHGSGTTFKEDEVQVLESLGTPVKPESLFEEQLKLRLGKLPDWIIDVKKKM; encoded by the coding sequence ATGATACAAAGAAATTTAGCAACATTTTTTTTGTTGATTGTTTTCGCAAATTGTCAGGGGCAGAAATCTGCTGTTTGGGAAGATTTTAAAAAATCAAAAATAAATAATACAGAAGCTATTTTACCAGATTTCTCGTATGTCGGTTATAAATATAGTGAAGAAGCAATACCAAATGTAGCTTTTAAAGTTTTTGATGTAACTAATTTTGGTGCGATTCCTAATGATGAAATATCGGATAAAAATGCCATAAAGAATGCAATAAAAGCGGCATCAGAAAATGGAGAAGGAATTGTTTATTTTCCTAAAGGGACGTATTACATAAATACGAATGAAGATGATGATAGTATCATTTTAATAACCTCTTCAAAGATTGTATTTAGAGGAGAAGATAAGAATACTACAATTTTATTTTTTGAAAACGATTTACCTCCAACAGATTCAAATAAATTATGGTCAGTTCCTAGTGCAATAAAAGTAAAAGCAAAAAGGAGAACTAAAAAATTAACTAGAATTGCTAAAAACTCAATTAAAGGAACTTTTAAAATTGAAGTTGAAGATGCTTCAAAAATTAAAAGTGGAGATTGGATAACAATCGCAGTTTTAAACAACGATAAAGACTTTGTGAAGCAAGATATTTATCCTTTAAAACCAGACCCAAAATGGAATGCAATAATTAAAAAAGGTGTACAAGTTAATGAGCATCATAAGGTTTCTAAAGTACATGGGAATACAATTACGTTAAAAGAACCAATATATTATACCATAGAAGCCAAATACAATTGGACCGTAAGTACGTTTGAAAATCTAAACCACATTGGTTTTGAGAATCTAACGTTTGAGGGAAATTGGCTCAAAAAGTTTGTGCATCATAAATCTCCACAACATGATGGTGGTTGGAGTATTTTAACAATTTCTGAAGTAACAGATTCTTGGTTAAAAGATTGTGTTTTTAAAAACGTGAATAGATGTGCCACATTTTCATCCGCAGCAGCGTCTACGGCCATAAATATTTCTATTGAAGGAAATATTGGTCATAGCGCGGTTCATGCCACAGGTTCAACGGGAATTTTAATTGCAAATTCTAAGGATAAAGCTGGCATGCATCATTCATTTGGAGTAGGCGGTGGGAGTACTTCTAATACAGTTATTTGGAGGTCGGAGTATGCGGCTCATACGTGTTTTGAATCTCATGCTTCACAACCAAGAAATACATTATTTGACAACGTAAAAGGTGGTTTTTTTCAAGGTAGAGCAGGAGGCGCAAGATTGAATCTTCCTAATCATGGTAAAAATTTAGTATTGTGGAATTTTAATGAAATTGATGAAGCAGAAAAAGAGTTTAGATTTATAGCTACAAATAGTTCATATTGGAGAATTGTGCCTCCAATTATAGTTGGTTTTCATGGAAGCGGAACCACTTTTAAAGAAGATGAAGTTCAGGTTTTAGAAAGTTTAGGCACACCTGTAAAACCAGAATCCTTGTTTGAAGAACAATTAAAATTACGTTTAGGTAAATTACCAGATTGGATTATTGATGTAAAGAAGAAGATGTAA
- a CDS encoding glycoside hydrolase family 2 TIM barrel-domain containing protein: MLRSIIISFLCVLSFVFKMEAQELPFGFPNTDRTKINLNQNWKFQLGNPDAKNYDADLDDSNWEQVNVPHTLKLTSLTLDGLEDEKTQLVFHRNVGWYRKDITVGNSNKKVFLEFEGAHQVTDLWINGKHVGQHAVGGYTPFHFDITNFVNKGSSNQVTLLVDNRRNEIIPPDPGPFDYVKFSGLYRDVYLVETNNVHVTFNWETLNSGVNITTPTIDPVNKNATIDIKTAVKNEKNTVVICKLVTRIINKEGIVVLHLEDTSKILPGQEYQFNQIGSLEDDVHFWGIDNPYLYRINSVVKIDGKEIDYVETKIGLRKFELDPVRGFILNNEPIELIGANRHQQYPYIGDAVPNSLHYKDMLQFKEYGFNVMRTAHYPQDNALLEACDELGILVYEEAPTWVSISDNNAWWNNLESAARTMVRNHRNHASVVMWGAGVNHRGYVPRVHNTIKQEDPTRLTASQGARWTGWQTSGLTDINANMLYGAFIWDRSEPIFAMEGIRGAAGVAPYKKDPLMTGLISWTAHAYYTFHPTHNKAKSKIDRTRSGMMTIFRNPRPNLEWYKSELVKKPFIDIEEEWTEGTKNITVYSNADEVELLLNGKKIERLKPSTDTIYDGLEHAPFHFKNLEYKPGNLVARGTFKDGKTIETYKRTAGKPYALQLKLDTVGREFKANGSDILLAYATVVDENGTVVPDTKHLIKFLVKGDASVIGDKIDINANPMFTEYGIAPALIKAGNTVGSITVTAKCKGLKSASSSVDLVSFSNNEILNKAKRIYDFKWERVDLGASDQLLQFGWNPWYGKDEADNSYKMKSFKDATVKIEKGTKSGVNRWLGEMNVIGKYGYAYGDGVIAIDNKGVNLVFENLPKGIYKLKTWHHAPRTNSDLMDPNKDKLKSLNIHKLPYEKTIVISSDAMQKEQVINVTEGKEMQWELPGMSEFTFISDGKNPVSINFKGKGNKGVWLNAFELSEWTKF; this comes from the coding sequence ATGCTTCGATCAATAATTATTAGTTTTCTATGTGTTTTATCTTTTGTTTTTAAAATGGAAGCTCAAGAATTGCCATTTGGTTTTCCAAATACAGATCGAACTAAAATTAATTTAAATCAAAATTGGAAGTTTCAATTAGGAAATCCAGATGCTAAAAATTATGATGCAGATTTAGATGATTCCAATTGGGAACAAGTTAATGTGCCACATACTTTAAAATTGACGTCTTTAACCTTAGATGGTTTAGAGGATGAAAAAACACAATTAGTATTTCATAGAAATGTGGGCTGGTATAGAAAGGATATTACAGTTGGTAATTCTAATAAGAAAGTCTTTTTAGAATTTGAAGGAGCTCATCAAGTAACCGATTTATGGATAAATGGAAAACATGTAGGACAACATGCTGTTGGTGGGTATACACCATTTCATTTTGATATTACAAACTTTGTAAATAAAGGTTCAAGTAATCAAGTGACACTTTTAGTTGATAATAGAAGAAATGAAATTATTCCTCCAGATCCAGGACCTTTTGATTATGTGAAATTTAGCGGACTTTATAGAGATGTGTATTTAGTAGAAACAAATAATGTGCATGTTACTTTTAATTGGGAAACATTAAATTCAGGAGTAAACATCACAACGCCAACCATAGATCCTGTAAACAAAAATGCTACGATTGATATTAAAACTGCTGTTAAGAATGAAAAAAATACAGTGGTTATTTGCAAATTAGTAACACGAATCATCAATAAAGAAGGTATTGTTGTTTTGCATTTAGAAGATACTTCTAAAATATTGCCAGGTCAAGAATATCAATTTAACCAAATAGGCAGTTTAGAGGATGATGTTCATTTTTGGGGCATAGACAATCCGTATTTATACAGAATAAATAGTGTTGTTAAGATAGATGGAAAAGAAATTGATTATGTAGAAACGAAAATAGGTCTTAGAAAATTTGAACTAGATCCAGTAAGAGGTTTTATTTTAAATAATGAACCTATTGAATTAATTGGAGCAAACAGGCATCAGCAATATCCGTATATAGGAGATGCTGTTCCTAATTCTTTACATTACAAAGACATGTTGCAATTTAAAGAATATGGATTCAATGTTATGAGAACAGCGCATTATCCGCAAGATAATGCGCTATTAGAAGCGTGTGATGAATTAGGAATTTTAGTATATGAAGAAGCGCCAACATGGGTTTCAATTTCTGATAATAACGCTTGGTGGAATAACTTAGAAAGTGCAGCACGTACGATGGTTAGAAATCATAGAAACCATGCTTCTGTAGTTATGTGGGGTGCTGGTGTAAATCATCGTGGGTATGTTCCAAGAGTTCATAATACCATAAAACAAGAAGATCCTACCAGGCTTACTGCATCTCAAGGAGCGCGTTGGACAGGTTGGCAAACTTCTGGTTTAACAGATATTAATGCAAACATGCTTTATGGTGCTTTTATTTGGGACAGATCAGAGCCTATTTTTGCAATGGAAGGTATTCGAGGAGCTGCAGGAGTAGCACCTTATAAAAAGGATCCGTTAATGACAGGGTTGATTTCTTGGACAGCGCATGCTTATTATACTTTTCATCCAACGCATAACAAAGCAAAAAGTAAGATTGATAGAACTAGAAGTGGTATGATGACTATTTTTAGAAACCCTAGACCTAATTTAGAATGGTATAAGTCTGAATTAGTAAAGAAACCATTTATAGATATTGAAGAAGAATGGACAGAAGGTACAAAAAATATTACGGTGTATAGTAATGCTGATGAAGTTGAATTATTATTGAACGGAAAAAAAATAGAAAGATTAAAACCAAGTACCGATACTATTTATGATGGTTTAGAACATGCTCCATTTCATTTTAAAAATTTAGAATACAAACCGGGTAATTTAGTAGCAAGAGGGACTTTTAAAGATGGTAAAACAATTGAAACCTATAAAAGAACAGCAGGAAAGCCGTATGCACTTCAATTAAAATTAGATACTGTTGGACGAGAATTTAAAGCCAACGGATCAGATATATTGTTAGCATATGCAACAGTGGTTGATGAAAATGGTACGGTAGTGCCAGATACCAAACATTTAATTAAGTTTTTAGTTAAGGGAGACGCTTCTGTAATTGGTGATAAAATTGATATAAATGCAAATCCTATGTTTACGGAATACGGTATTGCTCCGGCATTAATTAAGGCAGGAAATACTGTAGGAAGTATTACTGTTACGGCAAAATGTAAAGGTTTAAAATCTGCCAGTAGTTCCGTTGATTTGGTGTCTTTTTCTAACAACGAAATTTTAAATAAGGCAAAACGTATTTATGATTTTAAATGGGAACGTGTAGATTTAGGAGCGTCAGATCAGTTGCTTCAATTTGGATGGAACCCTTGGTACGGTAAAGATGAAGCTGATAATTCTTATAAAATGAAATCATTTAAAGATGCAACAGTAAAAATTGAAAAAGGAACAAAATCTGGGGTAAACAGATGGTTGGGCGAAATGAATGTAATAGGTAAATATGGTTATGCTTATGGAGATGGTGTTATAGCAATAGATAATAAAGGTGTTAATCTTGTTTTTGAAAACTTACCAAAAGGAATTTATAAGTTAAAAACATGGCATCATGCGCCAAGAACTAATTCAGATTTGATGGATCCTAATAAGGATAAATTAAAATCGTTAAACATACATAAATTACCTTATGAAAAAACAATTGTTATTTCATCTGATGCTATGCAAAAGGAGCAGGTAATTAATGTAACTGAAGGGAAAGAAATGCAGTGGGAGTTACCAGGAATGAGTGAATTTACTTTTATTTCCGACGGAAAAAATCCAGTTAGTATTAATTTTAAAGGAAAAGGTAATAAAGGAGTTTGGTTAAATGCTTTTGAACTTAGTGAGTGGACCAAGTTTTAA
- a CDS encoding IS256 family transposase produces the protein MKPEDILNEDFLKQFKSGSELTNFLEQLHKRGIEKILEGELDAHLDYDRHQKSKSTNLRNGYTKKKLKTTLGETEINVPRDRESSFNPMIVKKRESTTEGIENIIISLYAKGMSNSDIEEQIRELYDFNISTSTISRITDSITNDIIAWKNRPLEATYLIVWMDGIVFKVRENSKVINKTIYIAVGLRTDGKKEVLGLWLGKNESSAFWMSVLTDIRARGTQDILITATDNLNGFTDTIKTVFPNSVTQICVVHQIRNSCRYVVWKDKKEFTRDMKQIYTAPTKEAAKASLKDFKDKWDSKYSYAIKSWENNWDELTVFFDFPIEIRTIIYTTNLIENLNGKIRKYTKNKLSFPTDEAVMKSVFLALRESTKKWTMPIRNWGIILNQFLAIFENRIKL, from the coding sequence ATGAAACCAGAAGACATTTTAAACGAAGATTTTTTAAAGCAATTTAAAAGCGGATCAGAACTTACTAATTTTTTAGAACAGCTTCATAAACGAGGCATAGAAAAGATCCTTGAGGGAGAATTAGATGCTCACCTAGATTATGATCGACATCAAAAAAGTAAATCAACTAATCTTCGAAATGGGTATACCAAAAAGAAACTAAAAACAACTTTAGGGGAGACAGAAATAAACGTTCCAAGAGACCGTGAAAGTTCTTTTAACCCAATGATTGTTAAAAAAAGAGAAAGTACTACAGAAGGTATAGAAAACATTATAATTTCCCTTTATGCAAAAGGGATGAGCAATAGTGATATAGAAGAACAAATACGAGAACTTTACGATTTTAACATCTCCACAAGTACTATATCAAGAATTACCGATAGTATCACCAATGATATTATAGCTTGGAAGAATAGACCTTTAGAAGCAACATATCTTATCGTTTGGATGGATGGAATCGTTTTTAAAGTTAGAGAAAACTCTAAAGTCATCAACAAAACCATTTACATTGCTGTAGGTTTGAGAACCGATGGTAAAAAAGAAGTACTTGGTTTATGGTTAGGGAAGAATGAATCTTCTGCTTTTTGGATGAGTGTTTTAACAGATATTAGAGCTAGAGGAACACAAGATATCTTAATCACAGCAACCGACAATTTAAACGGATTTACAGATACAATTAAAACTGTTTTCCCTAATTCTGTTACTCAAATATGTGTAGTGCATCAGATTAGAAACTCTTGTCGTTACGTTGTTTGGAAAGACAAAAAAGAGTTTACCAGAGACATGAAACAAATCTATACTGCACCTACAAAAGAAGCTGCAAAGGCATCCTTAAAAGATTTTAAAGATAAATGGGATTCTAAATATTCTTATGCGATTAAAAGTTGGGAAAATAACTGGGATGAACTTACCGTTTTCTTTGATTTCCCTATAGAAATAAGAACTATAATTTATACCACAAATCTTATAGAAAATCTCAACGGGAAAATTAGAAAATATACTAAAAACAAACTCTCGTTCCCAACCGATGAAGCTGTCATGAAATCTGTTTTTTTAGCACTGAGAGAAAGTACTAAAAAGTGGACAATGCCAATTAGAAATTGGGGAATTATACTTAATCAATTTTTAGCTATATTTGAAAACAGGATTAAACTATAA
- a CDS encoding class II fructose-bisphosphate aldolase produces the protein MKKQNLIQLQKDYRAAQKCLIGFNVNDIYDMKAVALAAEEANCPVMVMTYPPVVELNSSYLCKKMLEGIQPYTKQPIYLHLDHSVSVDMCKKAIDDGYDSVMIDGSQKSLKENIAMTKEVTRYAESSGVLVEAEIGKIMGRGVVIKSDDDFLASVADVKAIVEEANPHIMAVGIGTAHGFTPTTPKIHFDRLLEIAEAIPNPLVLHGGTGIPDLDIQKAITMGVAKLNVGTIVHSTYMKELYKEMGKDLNAAYPPFLMKDVIPRIKDVVLNRLEAVNFKSKVLI, from the coding sequence ATGAAAAAACAAAATTTAATACAATTACAAAAGGACTATAGAGCTGCACAAAAATGTTTAATCGGGTTTAACGTAAACGACATTTACGATATGAAAGCTGTTGCTCTAGCTGCAGAAGAAGCAAATTGCCCAGTAATGGTAATGACCTATCCTCCGGTTGTAGAACTTAACTCTAGTTATTTATGCAAAAAAATGTTAGAAGGTATACAACCTTACACAAAACAACCTATTTATCTTCACTTAGATCATAGTGTTTCTGTAGATATGTGTAAAAAAGCAATTGATGATGGTTATGATTCTGTAATGATTGATGGTTCTCAAAAAAGCTTGAAAGAGAACATAGCTATGACCAAAGAAGTTACTAGATACGCAGAATCTTCAGGTGTTTTAGTAGAAGCTGAAATTGGTAAAATAATGGGAAGAGGTGTTGTTATTAAATCTGATGATGATTTCTTAGCAAGTGTTGCAGATGTAAAAGCAATTGTAGAAGAAGCAAACCCACATATTATGGCTGTAGGAATTGGTACCGCACACGGTTTTACTCCAACAACTCCAAAAATTCATTTTGATAGATTACTAGAAATAGCCGAAGCTATTCCAAACCCATTAGTATTACATGGCGGAACAGGAATCCCTGATTTAGACATTCAAAAGGCAATTACAATGGGAGTTGCAAAATTGAATGTAGGAACCATTGTTCATAGTACTTATATGAAAGAATTATATAAAGAAATGGGCAAAGATCTTAACGCTGCATATCCTCCATTTTTAATGAAAGATGTAATTCCTAGAATTAAAGATGTAGTTTTAAATAGATTAGAAGCTGTTAATTTTAAAAGCAAAGTTTTAATTTAA